From Pseudoalteromonas piratica:
CACACCGTCTTTTGCTAGTATTTCCATGCAGCGAACTGCCTCATCCACCACATCATCAATTAGAGCTTGATCTGCGGCGGGAGCTTTACCTAGTACCCAGCCAGTGACTTTGTCTTTATGACCTGGGTGACCAATACCAATTCGCAAACGCATAAATTCTTTTTGGTTTGCCATTTTACTAATAATGTCTTTTAGTCCGTTATGGCCACCATGTCCACCACCTTTTTTTAATTTGGCGATGCCTGGTTCAAGATCCATTTCATCGTGTGCGACTAAAATATTTTCGACAGGAATTTTGTAAAAGTTAGCTAAACTACTGACCGCTTTACCACTTAAATTCATAAAAGTAGTGGGGATCAATAATTTGAATTCTTGATTTTGAATAATCACTTTGCCAACTAGGCCGTGATGTTTAGAGTCGTGTTTGAGAATGCAGTTGTAGCGTTTGGCAAGTTCTTCGATGAACCATGCACCAGCATTATGACGGGTTTTTGCGTATTCGGGGCCTGGATTAGCCAGGCCCACAAGCATTTGAATATTATTCAAGGTGCTAACACCTTAATAATTATTCTGCAGCGTCTTCTGAAGCTTCTTCAGAAGCAGCGCCTTTAGGAGCGTTTAAAGTCACAACTGCTTGGTCGTGATCTGCACCTTTAGCAAGCTCAACTGAAACAACGCCAGCTGGAAGAGCGATATCAGATAGGTGTAAAGTAGCACCAACTTCTAGCGCAGCTACGTCAACTTCGATGAACTCAGGAAGTTGTGCTGGAAGACATGTGATTTCGATTTCAGTTACAAGGTGAGCAACTGTGTTACCGCCTTTAGTTGCAGCTTCTTCGTTGATGAAGTGTACAGGAACCTTAGTGTGGATCTTGTGGTTAGCGTCAACGCGTTGGAAATCTAAGTGCATTACTTTAGGCTTGAACGGGTGACGTTGGATATCTTTAAGGATAGCTTCAACTTTTTCACCGCCAATGTTTAAAGTAAGGATGTGGCTGTAGAAACCTTCATCTTCTTGCGCTTTGATCACTTTGTTGTGAGCTAGAGTAAGAGATACAGCTTCTTTTTCTGCACCGTAAAGAACAGCAGGAACTTTGTCAGCACGGCGTAGGCGGCGGCTCGCACCAGTACCTAAGTCAGAACGTACTTCTGCATCTAATGTGTATAATTCGTTAGACATAAATGTCTCCAATAATAATTTAAAGTTTGTTGAAAGCTTCGCGACCAAAGCTCTCACCTAAAAAAGGCGCGCTATAGTAACACTGCCACTTGATAAAAGAAACTATTATTGTGGTTTTTAATAACGGGATTGATTTTATGATTTTTGTGCAACATGGCATAATCGCTTAGTAGTAATTGAACTAAGTATTTTAACTGTGGCGTATCAACTAAGACCTTATCAACAAGAAGCGGTTGAAAAAACCCTTACTCATTTTCGCAAATCGAACAGTTCAGCAGTCATTGTATTACCCACAGGTTCTGGTAAAAGTTTAGTTATTGCCGAACTGGCAAGGCTTGCTCGTAAGAAAATTTTGGTGGTTACTCATGTTAAGGAATTAGTAGAACAAAACCATGAGAAATATGAAAGCTTTGGCTTGAAAGCGAGTATTTATTCTGCCGGTCTTAAGCAAAAATCACTTGCCCAGCAGGTGACGTTTGCCAGTGTGCAATCTTTGGGAAATAATTTAAATGCTTTAGATGAGGAATACTCATTAATTATTATTGATGAGTGCCACCGTGTTTCTGGTGACGAAAACACGCAATATCAAAAATTAATCTCGCACATTAGAAGCAATAATTCGGCACTTAAGGTGCTGGGTTTAACTGCAACGCCTTATCGACTCGGCATGGGCTTTATTTATCGCTTTCATTACCACGGTTTTGTCAGGGGGGATCAACATGCCCCGTTTGAACATTGCATTTATGAATTGCCATTAAGGTATATGATTTCAAATAATTACCTTACCCCACCAAAGTTAATCGACGCGGCGATCACCCACTATGATTTTGACTCACTGAGTAAAGATGCGTTTGGACGTATTAGTGAAAAGGATATCAATCAACTGCTTAAAGAAAATCAGCGGGCAACAAAAGCGATTATTGATCAGGTTTTAACGCTATCTACTGATCGTACTGGTGTAATGATATTTGCATCAACTATTCAGCATGCTCAGGAAATTCAAAGTTATTTACCAAGTGATGAAACGGCTTTGGTGATTGGTGATACCCATAATGCTGAACGTGATGCGATTATTCGACAGTTTAAAGAAAAACAGATTAAATATCTGGTTAATGTCTCTGTACTTACTACGGGGTTTGATGCGCCACATGTTGATTTTATTGCGATATTAAGGCCGACCGAATCAGTTAGCTTGTATCAACAAATCGTTGGTCGTGGTTTGCGCTTAGCCCCAGGTAAAACTGAATGCTTAGTGGTTGACTATGCGGCAAATGGCTTTGACTTATTTCATCCTGAAGTAGGCAGCGTGAAACCTGATAGTGATAGTGAACCCGTACAGGTGCTTTGCCCTGGTTGTGGTTTTGCTAATACTTTTTGGGGGAAAACTGACAGTGATGGCAAGGTGATTGAACATTTCGGCAGACGCTGTCAGGGCATACTAGAAGACGGGGAGCAGAGCGAACAATGTGATTTTCGTTTTCGCTTTAAGGAATGTGAGCACTGCGGTGCACAAAATGACATCGCAGCAAGAGTATGCCATCAATGCAAACAACCAATAGTAGACCCTGATGATAAACTGCGTGACGCGTTAAATTTGAAAAATGCCCTAGTGCTGCGGGTGAGTGGCATGCAACTAGAAGCGCAAAACCAGAGGCTGAAAGTGACTTATCATGATGAAGATGGTGCAGACGTTAGCGAATACTTTAGCTTATCCTCAGAAAAAGCGTCATTTTATTTTAAACGGCAGTTTTTGCGCGTGGGTGTTACCAGTAAAATTGATTTTTCTAACCCTAACTCAGTAGTTACTCATCAATCACTACTTAAGGTACCGGACTTTGTGGTTGCAAAACGAGACAAAGGTAAACATAAAGTGGTGGAGCGAATTTTTGATTACCAAGGTCAATTTAGAAAAGCGCATGAATTAAGATAAAAAATTTATATAAAACAAACAATAAGTATTTGGTACTTGCTTAAAAATAGACCTAAACTCTAAATAAAAAAACAGGCAAGGACGATGTTTTCAAGTACTAAAATTACATTTCGCGTGACTCTCGCATTTATATGCTTGCTAATAGCTGTGATTACAGCATCCGTTGCTATAGGCTTACAATATTATTTTTCTAAACAAATAACGGTCAGTGCTAGTCAACAGTTTGCAGAGCAAGTATCCAAGCAAGTAGAGTTATCGGTATCTAAAATGGATGATACTGCTAAAAATACCGCATCATTACTCGCTAAGTACTCGTCGTTAATTGAAGGGCATACGCTGGCTGGTAAAGCAGACCAAATTCTTACCGATCTACTCATTGATCATAACGATTTCTATGCTATTTACTACGGCTTTGATAATGGCGACTTTTATGAATTGATAAATCTAGAGACCAATCAAAAAGTACGCAAACAACTGAATGCCGCAATGGAAGATCGCTTTGTTAAAATTCATATTTATACAGAAAATGGGCGAAGAGTAAGGAAAACAGAGTTCCTCAATGATAAGTTGCAGGTGAGACATAGCAAGCTCGAAGAGAGCGATTACGATGCTAGCAGTAGACACTGGTTTATCAATGCCAACACCAAACATGTAGTAAAGTCACCACCTTATTTGTTCCATCATTTACAGGCATCAGGGCAAACCTATTCAAAAATCGTCAATGGTACTAACCACGTTGTTGCTGTTGACTTAACATTACAAACAATTGCTAAACAACTGAACAGTAGCTTCGAGCGTAATGGCAATTCAGACAGCATTGAAGCCTATATTTATGATAGCCAAGGTGAGCTATTACTCAGTAATAAAAGTGCTGAAGAAAAGGCATCGCTTAAGGTGCAACCTTTGGTACTTTCTGAAGAACAACAAGCATTGGTAGAAAGAATAGGTGCTTTAAGTGTGAGTAATGAATTAGATTGGGCACCGATCGACTTTTCAATTTCAGGTATGCCAAAAGGTTACACGCCGGCATTAATCTCTTTACTGGGGCAAAAACTTAACTTAGAAATTAACTTTATCAATGGTTATGCTTGGTCGGAATTAGTTAGTTTATATCAAAATGATAAAATTGATGTGTTGCAACCTGTTCATCAAACATTGAGTAATAAAGGTTGGGGAACCTATTCCAAGCCGCTGCTTAATTTGCCCTTAACACTTGCAACATTGCCAGGCAATAACACAATTTCGTCACTGTCAGAACTTAACAATAAACGGTTAGCTATACCTGAAGGCTGGTCGCTCATTTCTGCTATAGAACAGAGCTATCCAGAAATCAGTATTATTGAAGTGAGCGATTTGCAAGCTGCCTTACTGGCTGTTAAAGATGGTAAAGTTGATGCCGCAATTGATAGCCAGCTGATCCTAGCTTATACCGCAAAAATGTTTTTTATAGAAGGACTGCAATTTCATAAGAATATTGATGCAAGCTTGTTAAGTTTTGATACTAACTTACGCATGGTGGCAAAAAATAAAAAAATTGTCGATTTGCTGAATTTCGCACTTGAAAATATTACGCAGCAAGAACTCGCTTTTTTATCTGAGCAATGGTTAACGTTCGATCTTAATGCGAAAGCAGTTGATGCTTCTAACGTAGTACCATACAAACAGTTAATTACACTCTCCACTGACAATGCTAATCATAATCGCTTACAGGTTGTCGAAATTAACAATACCGATTATTTACTCTTTATTGCACCAACAACGCTTGGCACGGAAGAACAAAACTATTTAGCCCTATTGATCCCAACAAAACTCGCTTATGCAGAAGGGCTTAGCTATGTTACTAAATCAATTATAGTGACCATTTTAATCTTATGTTTGCTAATGCCACTGACTTATTTTGTTGCAAGCCCCATTGTTGCGGCAATGCGCCGTTTAAGTATTGAAAACTTAAAAATACAACAACGTAATTATGATGCGATTGAAGTTGAACACAGCTTTATTAAAGAAATTGATGAGGTGTTTGATTCGCTTAATCAAATGGCTGAGTCGATTAAAGCTTATGAAGCGAAACAAGCTGAACTGCTGGATTCATTTGTAAAATTAATCGCACAAGCAATTGATGATAAATCGCCATATACTGCAGGTCACTGTAATCGAGTGCCTGAACTTGGATTGATGTTGGCTAATTATGCGAGTGATAGTGAAGATGCGTACTTTAAAGCATTTAAGCTGGATAGTGATGACAAAAAGCGTGAATTCAAATTAGCGGCATGGTTGCATGATTGCGGCAAAATAATAACCCCTGAACATATAGTTGATAAAGGTAGTAAATTAGAATGCATTTATAATCGTATTCATGAGATACGTATGCGTTTTGAAGTGTTGTTACGCGATGCTGAAATTGATTTTTATCAGCAGTTAATACAACACCCAACGCGTGAAAACGAATTAAAATCTGCGTTAATCGCAACACGACAATCACTTAATGAAGAGTATGAATTTGTTGCCAAAATTAACCAAGGTGGCGAATTTATGGAAGACGATAAACTTGAGCGGCTTGAAGCAATTGCCAAACGTACTTGGCAGCGCAATCTCAGTGATAGAGTAGGGCTGTCTCCGTTAGAAGAGATGTTTTTATTAAATGATGATGACGAATGTTTGCCAGTAAAAGAACAGTTACTGGCAGATAAAACATCGCATATTATAAAACGCGAGCATGCAGTTGAATATGCTCCCCACTTAGGTATTAATGTTGAGATACCTGAACATAAGGCTAATTTAGGTGAGCTTTATAACCTTAAAGTAGGGCGCGGTACGCTTACCAGTGAAGACCGATTTATTATTAATGAACACATTATTGGCACGATTAAAATGCTAGATTCGTTGCCATTCCCAGAAGAGCTAGCGAATGTACCGCGTTTTGCATCAACTCATCATGAGACTTTAAAAGGCACAGGTTATCCAAGAAAATTAAAAGCGGAAGATCTATCTATTCCAGAAAGAATTTTAGTATTAGCGGATATATTTGAGGCTTTAACAGCGTCAGATAGGCCTTATAAAAAAGCCAAACCATTGAGTGTAGCAATCGATATTTTGCATAAAATGTGCTTGGATGAACACGTTGATATTGAAGTGTTCAAATTGTTTTTACGTTCTGGTATTTACAAAGAGTATGCAAAAAAATATATGCCGGTTCAGCAAGTAGATAAAGTAGATTTAAGCAAATACTTGTAATTGACAATTCGATAATAAAAAAGGCTGGTAACCAGCCTTTTTTATTAAACTTTATTTAAGCGGTGTTTGCTGTTGCAAGCGGACATCGAGCTAGTTCGTTTATTTCACCACTTGCCATTTCTTGTTCTAATATCACATCAAACCCCCACAAACGGTGAAGATGTTTAATTACCTCATCTTTGGTATTTGCTAAAGGAATATCGTTATGCGGTGTATAGCGTAATGTAAGTGAACGATCGCCACGAATATCAACATTAAACACCTGAATGTTAGGCTCTAGATTGCTTAAGTTATATTGCTCTGATAATGCTTGGCGAATAGCACGATAGCCAGACTCATTATGAATTGCACTAACCTCAAGGTGAGTTTCCTTTTCATTATCTAAAATGGAAAAAAACTTGAAGTCACGCATCAATTTGGGAGATAAAAACTGGCTAATAAAGCTTTCATCTTTAAAATTTTCCATCGCAAAATGAAGGGTGTCGAGCCAGTTACTGCCAGCAATTTCAGGGAACCAATATTTATCTTCCTCAGTTGGGTTTTCACAAATTCGACGAATATCAACCATCATATTAAACCCGAGCGCATAGGGGTTAATACCAGAATAATATGGCGAGTTATAAGGAGGTTGATAGACTACATTGGTATGCGATTGGAGTATTTCTAACATAAAGGCGTCAGTGAGTTTACCTTCATCGTATAAATGATTTAACAAGGTGTAATGCCAAAATGTAGCCCATCCCTCATTCATCACTTGGGTCTGCTTTTGTGGGTAAAAATACTGCGAAATTTTACGCACAATACGAATTATTTCTCTCTGCCAAATTTCTAGTAAAGGGGCGCGTTTTTCAATAAAGTAAAGAATGTTCTCTTGTGGCTCATTGGGAAATCGTGCCTGTTGTGTTTCTGTTTCATTGTGTTGTGATGGAATGGTTTTCCAAAGCTCATTTACTTGCGACTGCAAATAATCTTCACGCTCTTTTTGCCTTTTTTGTTCTTCAAAAAGTGAAATTTGCTGAGGGCGTTTATAGCGGTCTACGCCATAATTCATTAAGGCATGACATGAATCGAGAAGTTGTTCAACTTCATCTACACCGTATTTTTGTTCACATTCAGCTATGTAGTTTTTTGCAAATAACAGATAATCAATAATCGAACTGGCATCAGTCCATGTTTTAAATAAATAATTACCCTTAAAAAAAGAATTGTGTCCATAACATGCATGCGCCATTACTAAAGCTTGCATGGGCATGGTGTTTTCTTCCATTAAATATGCGATACAGGGATCAGAATTAATTACAATTTCATACGCAAGACCCATTGCACCGCGTTTGTAGTTTTGCTCTGTTTGAATAAATTTCTTACCAAAAGACCAATGGCTGTAACCGATAGGCATACCGACGCTGGAATACGCATCCATCATTTGCTCAGCAGTGATTACCTCAATTTGATTAGGGTAGGTATCAAGGCGGTAAAACTCTGCAACTCTAGCAATCTCGGTTTGATATTCTCCGAGTAAATCGAATGTCCAATCAGGACCATCACTTAGTATGTTTTTACTCATAACTAGTCCTTTTATTAAGCTACATCTGCAGTGGCATCTTTTTTAAATAGCTCCCTGAATATAGGGTAAATATCTTCTACAGATTTAATATGTTGAATGGCAAAATTTTCGTGAGTATCAGCAAGTACTTGATATTCTCGCCATAAGCTTTGATGTGCTCGCGTTGTGATTTCAATGTAAGCATAATAACGCGTCACTGGCAGGATTTTATTTGTTAGCCAATCGCTACATTGTGGAGAATCATCAGCCCAATTGTCGCCATCAGAAGCTTGAGCTGCATAAATATTCCATTGTTCTGAGTCGTAACGCTCTTTTATGATTTCATCCATTAACTTTAATGCACTGGATACTATTGTGCCGCCAGTTTCTTGCGAGTAGAAAAATTCGTGTTCATCTACTTCTTTTGCTTGTGTGTGATGCCTTATATAAACAACTTCAATGTCTTTGTATGTTCTCGTGAGGAATAGATAAAGCAAGATATAAAACCGTTTGGCAGTCTCTTTTGTTGCTTGATCCATTGAACCAGAAACATCCATTAAGCAAAACATCACTGCTTTTGAGCTAGGCTCAGGGCGTTTTTCATAATTTCGAAAACGTAAATCAAAGGTATCAATAAAAGGCACGGTAGCGATTTTATTTTTTAGTTGCTCAATTTCTTTTTCAAGTAGAGCTATTTCACTTTGATTCTCTTTCTTGTTTGTTTGTAGCTTTGCAAGCGTTTCTTCTAATTCGGCCAACTGGCGTTTTTTACCAGCAGTCATAGCAATACGTCTTGCCACAGAGCCTTGTAATGAACGCACAATATCAATATTGGAAGGTACGCCGTCGTTACTGTACCCAGCACGGTGGGTTTTCATTTGAACAAGTTTGTTAAGCTGGTTTTTTCTGAGGTTAGGCAGAGCTAAATCTTCGAAAAGCAAATCCAAATATTCATCTTTTGAAATTGAAAAAACAAAATCATCTTGGCCTTCACCCGAGTCACTAGCATCGCCTTCGCCAGCACCTTGGCCTTGTCCACCAAGAGGACGTTTAATTTTATCCCCTTGGCTAAATTGGTCGTTACCCGGGTGAACCATATCCCGTTTTCCACCTTTTCCCTGGTGGAAAATCGGTTCTTGCATATCACGGCTTGGAATCGAGATGCTTTCGCCATTTTCAACGTCAGTAACGCTTCTTTTAGCAATTGCATCCGATACCGCTTCTTTTATTTGGCGTTTATACCGTCTTATAAAACGTTGGCGGTTTACCGTATTTTTGTTTTTTCCGTTTAAGCGTCGGTCAATAAAATGTGCCATACACGCCTCCGTAAGTCTTCGTTACTATTACTACTCAATTACTGCGACTTACGAACGCGTAAATACCATTCACTGAGCAAGCGAACTTGTTTCGCTGTGTAGCCTTTTTCGACCATACGATTAACAAAATCCTCATGTTTTTGCTGATCTTCAGCACTGGTTTTTGCATTAAATGAAATAACTGGGAGCAAATCTTCGGTATTTGAAAACATTTTCTTTTCGATGACCGTTCTTAGTTTTTCATAACTTGTCCAAACAGGGTTTTTGCCATTGTTATTGGCACGTGCTCTTAGTACAAAATTAACAATTTCGTTACGGAAATCTTTTGGATTAGAGATACCCGCGGGTTTTTCAATTTTCTCAAGTTCAGCATTGAGCGCTGCTCTATCAAATAACTGGCCAGTATCTGGATCGCGGAACTCCTGGTCTTGGATCCAAAAGTCGGCATAGGTAACATATCTGTCAAAGATATTCTGGCCGTATTCAGAGTACGACTCTAGATAGGCGGTTTGGATCTCTTTGCCGATAAACTCAACGTATTTGGGAATCAAGAATCCTTTTAAAAATTCAAGGTAACGCTCTTGCGTTTCTTGCGGGAATTGTTCTCTTTCAATTTGTTGTTCAAGTACATAAAATAAATGAACAGGGTTTGCTGCTACTTCGGTATGATCAAAGTTAAACACGCGCGACAAAATCTTGAATGCAAAGCGAGTGGATAAACCATTCATACCTTCATCTACACCAGCATAATCTTTGTATTCTTGGTACGACTTAGCTTTTGGATCGGTGTCTTTTAGGCTCTCACCATCGTACACGCGCATTTTTGAATAAATGCTTGAGTTTTCAGGCTCTTTAATACGCGAAAGTACCGAAAATTGGGCGAGTGTTTCAAGCGTACCCGGAGCGCATGGCGCTTCATTTAACTCTGAATGCTGCAGTAGCTTATCGTAAATTTTGATTTCTTCATTTACACGTAAACAATATGGTACTTTGACAATATATACACGGTCTAAGAACGCTTCATTGTTTTTGTTGCCCTTGAAGGTTTGCCATTCTGATTCGTTAGAGTGAGCTAAAATCATACCATTAAACGGTAAAGCTGAGAGGCCTTCGGTGCCGTTATAGTTGCCTTCCTGTGTAGCTGTTAATAATGGGTGAAGCACTTTTATCGGTGCTTTAAACATTTCAACAAATTCCATCAACCCTTGGTTTGCATGACAAAGGGCACCAGAATAGGCATACGCGTCGGCATCATTTTGTGCATAGTGTTCGAGTTTGCGAATATCCACTTTACCGACTAATGCACTGATATCTTGATTGTTTTCATCACCAGGTTCAGTTTTTGCAATTGCCACTTGATCAAGTATAGAGGGGTAACGCTTTACTACTTTAAATTGGGTAATATCGCCATTGAACTCATGCAAGCGTTTTGTCGCCCAAGGTGACATAATAGTTTTGATGTAGCGATTGCTTATACCGTATTCTTTTTCAAGAATCTCACCATCCTCAACGGGATCAAAAAGACACAGTGGGTGATCATTAACCGGCGAACCTTTTAAAGAGTAAATTGGCACTTTTTGCATTAGATATTTAAGTTTTTCAGCAAGTGAAGATTTACCGCCACCTACAGGCCCAAGTAAATAAAGCACTTGTTTACACTCTTCGAGTCCTTGTGCTGCATGCTTCAAGTAAGCAACAATTTGCTCGATACTTTCTTCCATACCATAAAATTCTTGGAAAGCAGGGTAGCGTGGAATAACACGGTTTGAAAATATACGGCTGAGAGTTGGATCTTGCGATGTGTCTACCATTTCGGGTTGGCCAATCGCCATTAATAGCCTTTCAGCTGAGCTGGCATAGGCTGATTTATCCTCTTTACAAATCTCAAGAAACTCAGCAATAGTAAATTCTTCTTCTTTTGCGGCTTCGTAACGAGATTGAAAATGATCAAATATTGTCATAAAGACCTCCTAAATACCGGAAAGTTTGCAACTGCAATAAAACTAGCCACTACTTATAAGGTTAGACGGGTTTTTTGAATGTGCGAGGTAAATAAAAGATTTTTAAAGAAAAAACTTCACTATTTTTCAGAGTGTTGAATATTGTGCAATAGTGGGTAAGTTTTTTGTAATGGGAAAGAGGAAATGTTAGTAAAGCTAAGGTGCTTTACTAACATTGGAATAGATTAAGCTAGGTTTGCGTTTGCAAATTCCCAGTTAACTAATGCCCAGAAACCATTTAGGTATTCAGGACGAACGTTACGGTAATCGATGTAGTAAGCGTGTTCCCAAAGGTCAACAGTAATGATTGGCGTAACACCTTCTTCAGTTAGTGGTGTTGCTGCATTTGAAGTGTTAACGATGTCTAGGCTGCCGTCAGCTAGTTGTACTAACCACGTCCAGCTTGAACCAAAGTTGTTAACCGCTTTGTCATTGAATGCAGCTTGGAATTCAGCAAAAGAACCCCATTTTGCATTGATTAATTCAGCAACTTTACCTGATGGCTCGCCACCACCATTTGGAGATAGGCTGTTCCAGTAGAAAGTGTGGTTCCAAATTTGTGCTGCGTTGTTAAATACACCGCCTTCTGAGCTACATACTACTTCTTCAAGTGTTTTACCTTCGAAGTCAGTGCCCTCAACTAAACCGTTAAGCTTAACAACATAAGTGTTGTGGTGCTTACCGTGGTGGAATTCTAGAGTTTCTTTTGAGATATGCGGCTCAAGCGCATCGATTGCATAAGGTAGTGACGGTAGTTCAAAAGCCATTTTATTTCTCCGTTGGCGTTAAAAAGCGGACAACTTTTTACATGAAGATGTCCGATATAAGTGTTAAACTATACCCGAGTATTTTACTCAAGTTTTTATAAACAGCAATGCTAGATAAAAATTTGCGGTTATTTTATAGTCAGTTAGTCACTGTTAAACCA
This genomic window contains:
- the pth gene encoding aminoacyl-tRNA hydrolase, producing the protein MNNIQMLVGLANPGPEYAKTRHNAGAWFIEELAKRYNCILKHDSKHHGLVGKVIIQNQEFKLLIPTTFMNLSGKAVSSLANFYKIPVENILVAHDEMDLEPGIAKLKKGGGHGGHNGLKDIISKMANQKEFMRLRIGIGHPGHKDKVTGWVLGKAPAADQALIDDVVDEAVRCMEILAKDGVLKAQNRLHTFKPVA
- a CDS encoding 50S ribosomal protein L25/general stress protein Ctc, which produces MSNELYTLDAEVRSDLGTGASRRLRRADKVPAVLYGAEKEAVSLTLAHNKVIKAQEDEGFYSHILTLNIGGEKVEAILKDIQRHPFKPKVMHLDFQRVDANHKIHTKVPVHFINEEAATKGGNTVAHLVTEIEITCLPAQLPEFIEVDVAALEVGATLHLSDIALPAGVVSVELAKGADHDQAVVTLNAPKGAASEEASEDAAE
- a CDS encoding DEAD/DEAH box helicase, which produces MAYQLRPYQQEAVEKTLTHFRKSNSSAVIVLPTGSGKSLVIAELARLARKKILVVTHVKELVEQNHEKYESFGLKASIYSAGLKQKSLAQQVTFASVQSLGNNLNALDEEYSLIIIDECHRVSGDENTQYQKLISHIRSNNSALKVLGLTATPYRLGMGFIYRFHYHGFVRGDQHAPFEHCIYELPLRYMISNNYLTPPKLIDAAITHYDFDSLSKDAFGRISEKDINQLLKENQRATKAIIDQVLTLSTDRTGVMIFASTIQHAQEIQSYLPSDETALVIGDTHNAERDAIIRQFKEKQIKYLVNVSVLTTGFDAPHVDFIAILRPTESVSLYQQIVGRGLRLAPGKTECLVVDYAANGFDLFHPEVGSVKPDSDSEPVQVLCPGCGFANTFWGKTDSDGKVIEHFGRRCQGILEDGEQSEQCDFRFRFKECEHCGAQNDIAARVCHQCKQPIVDPDDKLRDALNLKNALVLRVSGMQLEAQNQRLKVTYHDEDGADVSEYFSLSSEKASFYFKRQFLRVGVTSKIDFSNPNSVVTHQSLLKVPDFVVAKRDKGKHKVVERIFDYQGQFRKAHELR
- a CDS encoding HD domain-containing phosphohydrolase; the encoded protein is MFSSTKITFRVTLAFICLLIAVITASVAIGLQYYFSKQITVSASQQFAEQVSKQVELSVSKMDDTAKNTASLLAKYSSLIEGHTLAGKADQILTDLLIDHNDFYAIYYGFDNGDFYELINLETNQKVRKQLNAAMEDRFVKIHIYTENGRRVRKTEFLNDKLQVRHSKLEESDYDASSRHWFINANTKHVVKSPPYLFHHLQASGQTYSKIVNGTNHVVAVDLTLQTIAKQLNSSFERNGNSDSIEAYIYDSQGELLLSNKSAEEKASLKVQPLVLSEEQQALVERIGALSVSNELDWAPIDFSISGMPKGYTPALISLLGQKLNLEINFINGYAWSELVSLYQNDKIDVLQPVHQTLSNKGWGTYSKPLLNLPLTLATLPGNNTISSLSELNNKRLAIPEGWSLISAIEQSYPEISIIEVSDLQAALLAVKDGKVDAAIDSQLILAYTAKMFFIEGLQFHKNIDASLLSFDTNLRMVAKNKKIVDLLNFALENITQQELAFLSEQWLTFDLNAKAVDASNVVPYKQLITLSTDNANHNRLQVVEINNTDYLLFIAPTTLGTEEQNYLALLIPTKLAYAEGLSYVTKSIIVTILILCLLMPLTYFVASPIVAAMRRLSIENLKIQQRNYDAIEVEHSFIKEIDEVFDSLNQMAESIKAYEAKQAELLDSFVKLIAQAIDDKSPYTAGHCNRVPELGLMLANYASDSEDAYFKAFKLDSDDKKREFKLAAWLHDCGKIITPEHIVDKGSKLECIYNRIHEIRMRFEVLLRDAEIDFYQQLIQHPTRENELKSALIATRQSLNEEYEFVAKINQGGEFMEDDKLERLEAIAKRTWQRNLSDRVGLSPLEEMFLLNDDDECLPVKEQLLADKTSHIIKREHAVEYAPHLGINVEIPEHKANLGELYNLKVGRGTLTSEDRFIINEHIIGTIKMLDSLPFPEELANVPRFASTHHETLKGTGYPRKLKAEDLSIPERILVLADIFEALTASDRPYKKAKPLSVAIDILHKMCLDEHVDIEVFKLFLRSGIYKEYAKKYMPVQQVDKVDLSKYL
- a CDS encoding SpoVR family protein, with protein sequence MSKNILSDGPDWTFDLLGEYQTEIARVAEFYRLDTYPNQIEVITAEQMMDAYSSVGMPIGYSHWSFGKKFIQTEQNYKRGAMGLAYEIVINSDPCIAYLMEENTMPMQALVMAHACYGHNSFFKGNYLFKTWTDASSIIDYLLFAKNYIAECEQKYGVDEVEQLLDSCHALMNYGVDRYKRPQQISLFEEQKRQKEREDYLQSQVNELWKTIPSQHNETETQQARFPNEPQENILYFIEKRAPLLEIWQREIIRIVRKISQYFYPQKQTQVMNEGWATFWHYTLLNHLYDEGKLTDAFMLEILQSHTNVVYQPPYNSPYYSGINPYALGFNMMVDIRRICENPTEEDKYWFPEIAGSNWLDTLHFAMENFKDESFISQFLSPKLMRDFKFFSILDNEKETHLEVSAIHNESGYRAIRQALSEQYNLSNLEPNIQVFNVDIRGDRSLTLRYTPHNDIPLANTKDEVIKHLHRLWGFDVILEQEMASGEINELARCPLATANTA
- a CDS encoding YeaH/YhbH family protein, which translates into the protein MAHFIDRRLNGKNKNTVNRQRFIRRYKRQIKEAVSDAIAKRSVTDVENGESISIPSRDMQEPIFHQGKGGKRDMVHPGNDQFSQGDKIKRPLGGQGQGAGEGDASDSGEGQDDFVFSISKDEYLDLLFEDLALPNLRKNQLNKLVQMKTHRAGYSNDGVPSNIDIVRSLQGSVARRIAMTAGKKRQLAELEETLAKLQTNKKENQSEIALLEKEIEQLKNKIATVPFIDTFDLRFRNYEKRPEPSSKAVMFCLMDVSGSMDQATKETAKRFYILLYLFLTRTYKDIEVVYIRHHTQAKEVDEHEFFYSQETGGTIVSSALKLMDEIIKERYDSEQWNIYAAQASDGDNWADDSPQCSDWLTNKILPVTRYYAYIEITTRAHQSLWREYQVLADTHENFAIQHIKSVEDIYPIFRELFKKDATADVA